A window of the Sulfitobacter alexandrii genome harbors these coding sequences:
- a CDS encoding helix-turn-helix domain-containing protein, producing the protein MPDRIPTYELYGEYLAGTRSDPVHHETIRERSSQHDWTIRLHRHRKLAQVFVLRTPGVAIRLGDLNFRSQEPVILLVPPGVAHGFRFPPDILGDVITLRPALLREDTAQRLSRLGEAGGAMLPRQGARHFDTIETLMAQLREAMRDFGPDRAELLDTILRLVLIYVDADRAAAQPLGALPAPQEQTLHESQVQAFCGAVEAHFASPMTLESYAAEVGVSKPHLNRLCRRILGTTPNALIRQRRLVEARHLLEFTRHSIADIAARAGFADPGYFSRSFRSDTGMTPGTYRRLHGS; encoded by the coding sequence TTGCCGGACCGTATTCCGACCTACGAGCTTTACGGCGAATACCTCGCCGGCACGCGCAGCGACCCGGTGCATCACGAGACGATCCGTGAACGGAGCAGCCAGCATGACTGGACGATCCGCTTGCACCGGCATCGCAAGCTGGCGCAGGTCTTTGTCCTGCGGACGCCAGGTGTCGCCATCCGGCTGGGGGACCTCAACTTCCGCAGCCAGGAGCCGGTGATCTTGCTGGTACCGCCGGGCGTGGCGCACGGGTTCCGCTTTCCGCCGGATATCCTTGGCGATGTCATTACCCTGCGCCCGGCCCTGTTGCGGGAGGACACCGCACAGCGCCTGTCGCGGCTGGGAGAGGCAGGCGGGGCCATGTTGCCACGGCAGGGTGCGCGGCATTTCGACACCATCGAGACGCTGATGGCTCAGCTCAGGGAGGCGATGCGCGATTTCGGTCCGGACCGGGCCGAGCTGCTGGACACGATTCTCCGGCTCGTGCTGATCTATGTCGATGCGGACCGTGCCGCCGCACAGCCGCTGGGCGCGCTGCCCGCCCCGCAGGAACAGACTCTGCACGAAAGCCAGGTGCAGGCCTTTTGCGGGGCGGTGGAGGCACATTTCGCGAGCCCGATGACGCTGGAGTCCTACGCCGCGGAGGTCGGTGTTTCCAAGCCGCATCTCAACCGGCTGTGCCGCCGCATCCTCGGCACGACCCCCAATGCGCTGATCCGGCAACGCCGCCTTGTCGAGGCCCGGCACCTGTTGGAATTCACGCGCCATTCCATCGCGGATATCGCGGCGCGCGCGGGATTTGCCGATCCGGGATATTTCAGCCGCAGCTTCCGGTCGGACACGGGGATGACGCCGGGCACCTACCGCAGACTGCACGGCAGCTAG
- a CDS encoding ABC transporter substrate-binding protein: protein MTKTITLLSTAMLLSTTALAQAETLRWARAGDALTLDPHSQNEGPTHTIRHQIYEPLIIRDISGAFEPALATEWAPKEDDPNVWVFKLREGVKFHDGADFTAEDVVFSFNRAQSENSDMKELINSITEVRAVDDYTVEMVTDGPNPILPSNLTNLFIMDKGWTEANDTVDVQDFEGGELTYATTNANGTGPYKLESREQDVRTVMSLNENYWGKDDFPLDVTEIIYTPIQNPATRVAALLSGEVDFLQDMPVQDLERVNNADGLVVKQAPQNRVIFFGMNMGADDIEADNVEGKNPLADARVRKAMSMAINRDAIKQVVMRGQSQPAGMIAPPFVNGWTEEMDAESRTDIEGAKKLMEEAGYGDGFSIRLDCPNDRYVNDEAICQAAVGMLGQIGVTVNLDAKPKAQHFPLITDGKTDFYMLGWGVPTYDSEYIFNFLVHGREDDIGTWNGTGYDNDELDGMIKSLASNTDLEARNADIAEIWRVVQDETLYIPIHHQVLNWGMKDSVGIEVDPEDQPKVKYFTMN, encoded by the coding sequence ATGACCAAGACGATCACGCTGCTTTCAACCGCCATGCTGCTGTCCACGACGGCACTTGCCCAAGCGGAAACGCTGCGGTGGGCGCGCGCGGGTGACGCGCTGACGCTCGATCCCCATTCCCAGAACGAAGGGCCGACGCACACGATCCGGCACCAGATTTACGAGCCGCTGATCATCCGCGACATCTCGGGCGCGTTCGAACCGGCGCTGGCCACCGAATGGGCCCCCAAGGAAGACGACCCGAATGTCTGGGTGTTCAAGCTGCGCGAAGGCGTGAAATTCCACGACGGCGCCGACTTTACCGCCGAGGACGTGGTGTTCAGCTTCAACCGTGCCCAGTCCGAGAATTCGGACATGAAGGAACTGATCAACTCGATCACCGAGGTACGCGCGGTGGATGATTACACCGTCGAGATGGTCACCGACGGGCCGAACCCGATCCTGCCGTCGAACCTGACCAACCTGTTCATCATGGACAAGGGCTGGACCGAGGCGAACGACACCGTCGACGTGCAGGACTTCGAGGGAGGCGAACTGACCTACGCCACCACCAATGCAAACGGCACCGGTCCCTACAAGCTGGAAAGCCGCGAGCAGGACGTGCGGACCGTCATGTCCCTGAACGAGAATTACTGGGGCAAGGATGATTTCCCGCTGGATGTGACCGAGATCATCTATACCCCGATCCAGAACCCTGCGACCCGTGTCGCCGCGCTGCTGTCGGGCGAGGTCGATTTCCTGCAGGACATGCCGGTGCAGGATCTCGAGCGCGTCAACAACGCGGACGGTCTGGTGGTCAAGCAGGCGCCCCAGAACCGGGTGATCTTCTTCGGCATGAACATGGGCGCCGATGACATCGAAGCCGATAACGTCGAGGGCAAGAACCCGCTGGCCGACGCGCGCGTGCGCAAGGCGATGTCGATGGCCATCAACCGCGACGCGATCAAGCAGGTCGTGATGCGCGGCCAGTCGCAGCCCGCCGGCATGATCGCACCGCCCTTCGTCAACGGCTGGACCGAGGAGATGGATGCGGAATCCCGCACGGACATCGAGGGTGCGAAGAAACTGATGGAAGAGGCCGGCTACGGCGACGGGTTCTCGATCCGGCTGGACTGCCCGAACGACCGTTACGTCAACGACGAGGCGATTTGCCAGGCGGCTGTCGGCATGCTGGGTCAGATCGGCGTGACCGTGAACCTGGATGCCAAGCCCAAAGCGCAGCACTTCCCGCTCATCACCGACGGCAAGACGGACTTCTACATGCTGGGCTGGGGCGTGCCGACCTACGATTCCGAGTACATCTTCAACTTTCTGGTCCATGGCCGCGAGGATGACATCGGTACGTGGAACGGCACCGGCTACGACAACGACGAGCTGGACGGCATGATCAAGAGCCTCGCGTCGAACACGGATCTGGAAGCCCGCAACGCCGATATCGCGGAAATCTGGCGCGTGGTGCAGGACGAGACCCTCTACATCCCGATCCACCACCAGGTGCTGAACTGGGGCATGAAGGACAGCGTCGGGATCGAGGTGGACCCCGAGGACCAGCCCAAGGTCAAGTACTTCACCATGAACTGA
- a CDS encoding ABC transporter substrate-binding protein: MHRPIAAIALFLGLTAPVLAEEFRWAETTDPQTMDPHAVNSTPVLGFLNNVYEGLVRRDRDMKIEPALAVSWEPIGAGEGWRFVLRQGVKFHDGSDFTAEDVLFSYERASSEQADTASWFAPVSEVRVVDEHTVDIMTTSPNPIFPDSIANWMILDSGWAEANNAARPDKEAGNHATLNANGTGPFRVTAREPGLRTVLEPFDGWWDEATHNITRAELTPIQNPATAVAALLSGDIDFINPVPIQDTERLKQNPDVKVIQGIEARVIMLGFPHEAGALKFSDEVSDANPFADPRVRQAVAHAINVPAILQTIMRGNAEEVSQLVSPAMRGYSDAHAARPAYDPEQARALLAEAGYPDGFSFGLKCTNDRYLNDESVCQGITGMLAQVGLRAKLDAMPVQNYWPELRADNFDMFLLGWSPGTFDAEHPIRFLVATPDEEAKLGSWNFGGYSSARIDELLPLIQSEIDETKRQAMLDEVAGIVQDDMAYVPLYVQPLIWGAKANIDLTQRPDNFFILRWVTVN, translated from the coding sequence GTGCACAGACCAATCGCAGCCATCGCGCTTTTCCTCGGGCTGACAGCACCCGTGCTGGCCGAGGAGTTCAGGTGGGCCGAGACGACCGATCCCCAGACGATGGACCCCCACGCGGTCAATTCCACCCCGGTGCTGGGTTTTCTGAACAATGTGTACGAGGGTCTGGTCCGCCGCGACCGGGACATGAAGATCGAGCCGGCGCTTGCCGTCTCGTGGGAACCGATCGGCGCGGGTGAGGGCTGGCGCTTTGTCCTGCGCCAAGGAGTGAAGTTCCACGATGGCAGCGACTTCACCGCCGAGGACGTCCTGTTCTCCTACGAGCGGGCGAGTTCCGAACAGGCCGACACCGCGAGCTGGTTCGCCCCGGTATCCGAGGTCAGGGTCGTGGACGAGCATACCGTCGATATCATGACGACGTCCCCCAATCCGATCTTTCCCGACAGCATCGCGAACTGGATGATCCTCGACAGTGGCTGGGCCGAGGCCAACAACGCCGCCCGCCCCGACAAGGAAGCGGGCAATCATGCGACACTGAACGCCAACGGCACCGGGCCCTTCCGCGTGACCGCACGAGAGCCGGGCCTTCGCACGGTGCTGGAACCCTTCGACGGGTGGTGGGACGAGGCCACCCACAACATCACGCGCGCCGAACTCACGCCGATCCAGAACCCGGCGACCGCGGTCGCCGCGCTGCTGTCGGGCGACATCGATTTCATCAACCCGGTCCCGATCCAGGACACCGAACGTCTGAAGCAGAACCCGGACGTCAAGGTGATCCAGGGGATCGAGGCCCGGGTCATCATGCTGGGCTTCCCGCACGAGGCCGGGGCGCTGAAGTTTTCGGACGAAGTGAGCGACGCGAACCCCTTTGCCGATCCGAGGGTGCGTCAGGCGGTGGCCCATGCCATCAACGTCCCCGCGATCCTTCAGACCATCATGCGCGGCAATGCCGAAGAGGTCAGCCAGCTGGTCAGTCCCGCGATGCGCGGATACAGCGACGCGCACGCCGCCCGGCCCGCGTACGACCCGGAACAGGCCCGCGCGCTTCTGGCCGAAGCGGGGTATCCCGACGGTTTCTCCTTTGGTCTGAAATGCACCAACGACCGTTATCTGAACGACGAATCCGTCTGCCAGGGGATCACCGGGATGCTGGCGCAGGTTGGTCTTCGGGCCAAACTGGACGCGATGCCGGTGCAGAACTACTGGCCCGAACTGCGGGCCGACAACTTCGACATGTTCCTGCTGGGGTGGTCGCCCGGCACCTTCGACGCCGAACACCCGATCCGTTTCCTCGTCGCCACGCCCGACGAGGAGGCCAAGCTGGGATCATGGAACTTCGGCGGCTATTCCAGCGCGCGGATCGATGAACTGCTGCCGCTGATCCAGTCCGAGATCGACGAGACCAAGCGTCAGGCGATGCTGGACGAGGTCGCGGGCATCGTTCAGGACGACATGGCCTATGTGCCGCTGTACGTCCAGCCGCTGATCTGGGGTGCCAAGGCAAACATCGACCTGACCCAGAGACCCGACAACTTCTTCATCTTGCGTTGGGTGACGGTGAACTGA
- a CDS encoding ABC transporter permease translates to MLAFVIQRIVQSALVLLVVGLVAFSMFRFVGDPIDNMLGQERTQADIDRLRSQLGLDQPFPVQYVKFLGNAVQGNFGVSYRQGRPVSDILLERAPATLELAAVSGFLAILIGIGLGVFTAIRREGFAANAIMSLSLIGVSLPTFLIGILLIYLFSVELGWLPSFGRGDTVRVGGWSTGFLTESGLKALILPSITLGLYQMTLIMRLVRSEMLEVLRQDYIRFARARGLRERAVNFRHALKNTLVPVITVTGLQLGSIIAFAIITETVFQWPGVGLLFINAIQFVDIPVMAAYLMLISVMFVGINLIVDLLYFSIDPRLRADRTKAH, encoded by the coding sequence ATGCTCGCTTTCGTGATCCAGCGCATCGTCCAATCCGCCCTCGTCCTGCTGGTCGTGGGGCTGGTCGCCTTTTCGATGTTCCGTTTCGTCGGCGACCCCATCGACAACATGCTCGGACAGGAACGCACACAGGCCGACATCGATCGCCTGCGCAGCCAACTTGGTCTCGACCAGCCTTTCCCGGTGCAATACGTCAAGTTCCTCGGCAATGCGGTGCAGGGCAATTTCGGCGTAAGCTACCGTCAGGGGCGTCCCGTTTCGGACATCCTGCTGGAACGCGCGCCCGCCACGCTGGAGCTGGCGGCGGTGTCGGGTTTCCTTGCTATCCTGATCGGCATCGGACTGGGGGTCTTCACCGCCATCAGGCGGGAAGGGTTCGCCGCCAACGCGATCATGTCGCTGTCGCTGATCGGGGTCTCGCTGCCGACCTTCCTGATCGGGATCCTGCTGATCTACCTGTTCTCGGTCGAACTGGGCTGGCTTCCCAGCTTTGGACGGGGTGACACCGTCAGGGTCGGCGGCTGGTCGACCGGCTTTCTCACGGAATCCGGCCTCAAGGCGCTGATCCTGCCTTCGATCACGCTTGGGCTGTACCAGATGACCCTCATCATGCGGCTGGTCCGGTCCGAGATGCTGGAGGTCCTGCGACAGGACTACATCCGTTTCGCCCGTGCGCGGGGGCTGCGCGAACGCGCGGTGAACTTCCGCCACGCGCTCAAGAACACGCTGGTGCCGGTGATCACCGTGACGGGCCTGCAACTGGGCAGCATCATCGCCTTCGCGATAATCACCGAGACCGTGTTCCAGTGGCCCGGCGTCGGGCTGCTGTTCATCAACGCGATCCAGTTTGTCGACATCCCGGTGATGGCGGCCTACCTGATGCTGATCTCGGTGATGTTCGTGGGCATCAACCTGATCGTGGACCTGCTCTATTTCTCGATCGACCCGCGCCTGCGGGCCGACCGGACAAAGGCGCATTGA
- a CDS encoding ABC transporter permease, translating into MTGTQLPPDAPIKVRDPSRLSLALQSDFLYTFRRSPVAILSFAVVTIMVLAAVFAPLVAPYDPFNPSSLNLMNGFTPPMTPNAFSGDTFWLGTDDQGRDVFSTILYGLRISLFVGAAAVLFAMVLGITLGLVAGYVGGWTETIIMRIADVQLTFPAILVAMLIFGIAKGITPVEYRDQMAIWVLIIAIGLSDWVQFARVVRGATLVEKNKEYVQAARLIGRRSPAIMVRHILPNVLSPVLVIATISLALAIIAEATLSFLGVGAPPTQPSLGTLIRIGQGFLFSGEWWILLFPAVTLLALALSVNLLGDWLRDALNPRLR; encoded by the coding sequence ATGACCGGTACGCAATTGCCCCCCGACGCCCCGATCAAGGTGCGCGACCCCTCTCGCCTGAGCCTCGCGCTGCAGAGCGACTTCCTTTATACTTTCCGGCGCTCGCCGGTGGCGATCCTCAGCTTCGCGGTCGTGACCATCATGGTGCTGGCCGCCGTGTTCGCGCCGCTGGTTGCGCCCTACGACCCGTTCAACCCGTCCTCCCTGAACCTGATGAACGGATTCACGCCGCCGATGACGCCGAACGCCTTTTCGGGTGACACGTTCTGGCTGGGGACCGACGATCAGGGCCGCGACGTGTTCTCGACGATCCTCTACGGGCTGCGAATTTCGCTGTTCGTGGGCGCGGCGGCGGTGCTGTTCGCCATGGTGCTGGGCATCACGCTGGGACTGGTGGCCGGCTATGTCGGGGGCTGGACGGAAACCATCATCATGCGCATCGCCGACGTGCAGCTGACTTTCCCCGCGATCCTCGTGGCCATGCTGATCTTTGGCATCGCCAAGGGGATCACGCCGGTCGAGTACCGTGACCAGATGGCGATCTGGGTACTGATCATCGCGATCGGCCTGTCCGACTGGGTGCAGTTCGCCCGCGTCGTGCGGGGTGCCACGCTGGTCGAGAAGAACAAGGAATACGTGCAGGCCGCGCGCCTGATCGGGCGGCGGTCGCCCGCGATCATGGTCCGGCACATCCTGCCGAACGTGCTGTCGCCGGTGCTGGTGATTGCCACGATTTCGCTCGCCCTGGCGATCATCGCCGAGGCAACGCTGAGCTTCCTCGGTGTGGGCGCGCCCCCGACGCAGCCGTCGCTGGGCACGCTGATCCGGATCGGGCAGGGGTTCCTGTTCTCGGGCGAATGGTGGATCCTGCTGTTCCCGGCCGTGACGCTGCTGGCGCTGGCGCTGTCGGTGAACCTGCTGGGCGACTGGCTGCGCGACGCATTGAACCCGAGGTTGCGGTGA
- a CDS encoding ABC transporter ATP-binding protein, translating to MTQLVLSIRDLTVEIPTRHGILRPVDGVSYDIAPGEILGVVGESGAGKSMAGNAVIGLLSPPARIAKGEIHVNGTRIDQLKGDGIRRLRGKEIGMVFQDPLTSLNPLLRIGDQLTETILAHLDVSRSEAERRAVAALDEVGIPGARDRINSYPHEFSGGMRQRVVIALALCAEPSLIIADEPTTALDVSVQAQIIALLKSLCRERGTAVMLITHDMGVIAEAADRVAVMYAGKLAELGPVRDVLTTPRHPYTDGLMGSTPLASRGQKRLHQIPGAMPRLDALPSGCAFHPRCPYAQDKCSADPGPTLADGNGAACWFPLPHDAKVA from the coding sequence TTGACCCAACTCGTCCTCTCCATCCGCGACCTCACCGTCGAAATCCCTACCCGTCACGGTATCCTGCGTCCAGTTGACGGTGTTTCTTACGATATCGCCCCGGGCGAAATCCTTGGCGTCGTGGGCGAATCCGGTGCAGGCAAGTCCATGGCGGGCAATGCCGTGATCGGTCTGCTGTCGCCGCCCGCGCGCATCGCCAAGGGTGAAATCCACGTTAATGGCACCCGCATCGACCAGCTCAAGGGCGACGGCATCCGCCGTCTGCGCGGCAAGGAGATCGGGATGGTGTTCCAGGACCCGCTGACCTCGCTGAACCCGCTCCTGCGGATTGGCGACCAGTTGACCGAAACGATCCTTGCGCATCTCGACGTGTCCCGGTCGGAGGCCGAGCGCCGTGCCGTCGCCGCGCTGGACGAAGTCGGCATTCCCGGCGCGCGGGACCGGATCAATTCCTATCCGCACGAATTCTCCGGCGGCATGCGCCAGCGGGTGGTGATCGCGCTCGCGCTTTGTGCAGAGCCGTCGCTGATCATCGCGGACGAGCCGACGACCGCGCTGGACGTGTCGGTGCAGGCGCAGATCATCGCGCTGCTGAAATCTCTCTGCCGCGAACGGGGCACCGCCGTGATGCTCATCACCCACGACATGGGTGTCATCGCCGAGGCGGCGGACCGCGTGGCGGTGATGTATGCGGGCAAGCTGGCGGAGCTCGGCCCCGTGCGTGACGTGCTGACCACGCCGCGGCATCCCTATACAGACGGGCTGATGGGCTCGACGCCGCTGGCCTCTCGGGGGCAGAAGCGGCTGCACCAAATTCCCGGTGCCATGCCCCGGCTCGATGCGCTGCCGTCGGGCTGCGCCTTTCACCCCCGCTGTCCCTATGCGCAGGACAAGTGCAGCGCCGATCCCGGCCCCACCCTGGCGGACGGAAACGGTGCCGCCTGCTGGTTCCCGCTGCCCCATGACGCAAAGGTGGCATGA
- a CDS encoding ABC transporter ATP-binding protein: MALVSVANLTRIFDVSKPWLNRVIERREKAFLTAVSDVSFDIEERSVYALVGESGSGKSTIGKILVGLLPPSQGSVRIRDVDLARERDAARVDAVRADIQMIFQDPYASLNPRWRVRDIIVEPVAARGGNTKGMAEKLLEQVGLSARDAGKFPHEFSGGQRQRICIARALASEPKLIVCDEPTSALDVSVQAQVLNLMSDLKDDLGLTYLFISHDLTVVQHISDKVGVLYLGRLVEEAAPGELFDDPKHPYTQMLLEAAPKLGEFGREVDPPKGEIPDPINPPPGCAYHPRCPLAEDICRKERPEMRRLRGARVACHMAE, from the coding sequence ATGGCACTGGTTTCCGTCGCAAACCTGACGCGCATCTTCGACGTGTCCAAACCATGGCTCAACCGGGTGATCGAACGCCGGGAAAAGGCCTTTCTGACCGCCGTCAGCGATGTCAGTTTCGACATCGAGGAGCGCAGCGTCTACGCGCTGGTCGGCGAAAGCGGCTCGGGCAAGTCCACGATCGGCAAGATCCTTGTCGGGCTGCTCCCGCCCTCCCAGGGGTCGGTCAGGATCCGCGATGTCGACCTCGCCCGTGAACGCGATGCTGCGCGGGTCGATGCGGTGCGTGCCGATATCCAGATGATCTTTCAAGATCCCTACGCCTCGCTGAACCCGCGCTGGCGCGTGCGCGACATCATCGTCGAACCCGTCGCCGCGCGCGGGGGGAATACCAAGGGGATGGCCGAGAAGCTGCTGGAACAGGTCGGGCTTTCGGCCCGCGATGCGGGCAAGTTCCCGCACGAATTCTCCGGCGGACAGCGCCAGCGTATCTGCATTGCGCGCGCGCTCGCGTCAGAGCCGAAGCTGATCGTCTGTGACGAGCCGACGTCGGCGCTCGACGTTTCGGTGCAGGCGCAGGTGCTGAACCTGATGAGCGATCTCAAGGACGATCTCGGGCTGACGTACCTGTTCATCAGCCACGACCTGACCGTCGTGCAGCATATCTCGGACAAGGTCGGCGTGCTGTACCTCGGGCGGCTTGTCGAAGAGGCCGCGCCGGGCGAGCTGTTCGACGACCCCAAGCACCCCTATACCCAGATGCTGCTGGAAGCCGCGCCGAAGCTGGGCGAATTCGGCCGCGAGGTTGACCCGCCCAAGGGCGAGATCCCCGATCCGATCAACCCGCCGCCGGGCTGCGCGTATCACCCGCGCTGCCCGCTGGCGGAGGATATCTGCCGCAAGGAACGACCCGAAATGCGACGTCTGCGCGGTGCGCGGGTCGCCTGCCACATGGCTGAATAG
- the hemF gene encoding oxygen-dependent coproporphyrinogen oxidase, translated as MTDDFEAQKTQAASWFRQLRDDIVQAFHDLEARQPGEGPAGTFEVRATSRTAEDGSDAGGGEMSVMRGGRVFEKVGVNISTVFGTLGDRAQAAMAARKGLPGMKEDPRFWASGISLVAHMQNPHAPAVHMNTRMFWTPHAWWFGGGADLNPCIEYDADTAHFHAEMKRACDPHGPTLYDELKAWADEYFYIPHRKRARGVGGIFYDDRNTGDWDADFRLTQDVGAAFLPAFVPLVDKRRETPWDDADKDTQLRHRGLYAEYNLVYDRGTKFGLETGHDPDAVLMSLPPLAKWY; from the coding sequence ATGACAGACGACTTCGAAGCCCAGAAGACCCAGGCCGCGTCCTGGTTTCGCCAGTTGCGCGACGACATCGTGCAGGCTTTCCACGATCTCGAAGCGCGACAGCCTGGAGAAGGCCCTGCCGGCACATTCGAGGTGCGCGCCACCAGCCGCACGGCCGAGGACGGGTCCGATGCCGGCGGCGGCGAGATGAGCGTGATGCGCGGCGGCCGCGTGTTCGAGAAGGTGGGCGTCAACATCTCCACCGTCTTCGGCACGCTGGGGGACCGCGCGCAGGCGGCGATGGCCGCGCGCAAGGGTCTTCCCGGCATGAAGGAAGATCCGCGTTTCTGGGCCTCCGGCATCAGCCTCGTGGCGCATATGCAGAACCCGCACGCCCCGGCCGTCCACATGAACACCCGCATGTTCTGGACACCGCACGCCTGGTGGTTCGGCGGCGGCGCCGACCTGAACCCCTGTATCGAATACGACGCGGACACGGCCCATTTCCATGCCGAGATGAAGCGCGCCTGCGATCCCCACGGCCCCACGCTCTACGATGAGCTGAAAGCCTGGGCGGACGAGTACTTCTACATTCCACACCGCAAGCGGGCGCGCGGTGTCGGCGGCATCTTCTACGACGACCGCAACACCGGCGACTGGGACGCGGATTTCAGGCTGACCCAGGACGTGGGCGCGGCGTTCCTGCCCGCCTTTGTCCCGCTGGTGGACAAGCGCCGTGAAACGCCGTGGGACGACGCGGACAAGGACACGCAATTGCGCCACCGGGGGCTCTATGCGGAATACAACCTTGTCTATGACCGCGGCACCAAGTTCGGCCTTGAAACCGGGCATGACCCGGACGCCGTCCTGATGAGCCTGCCGCCGCTGGCGAAGTGGTACTGA
- a CDS encoding surface lipoprotein assembly modifier, whose amino-acid sequence MTASRPLSPIGGLIAVLALALMLVAAPARSQQSVDETWMTAIGLVQAGDHAGALPLVERLVSAEPRNKKYRFELALALFRLGQDGRAKFHLEQLRGADLTAQEREVVNRMIGAIEARQVWSGYFGLNIRPESNGTKQTEDRVLVIGGLPLTLDETAIGKATVSTIVTTGFSYAPTIGEGLKARLSLDAYLKHNPEVALRDYILTGRAGLSYTTPAQRYWDGGLLLGTRRSADRPYSETVGIYLNHALRVGTAGTLRLGGELSRTFRRRGLADIDRTFVSVGYSHAIGGNAQLSLAGFIEKNDSAQLTTDGMRHGVNIGGLYAFDGGLITSLTLRGEMDDRTGVSRLFGAARSDRKLAVDLRIYHRDFRIGSFAPEIQLGIERNRSNIPLADYTNRYLSLGLTRKF is encoded by the coding sequence GTGACCGCGTCGCGTCCCCTTTCGCCCATCGGCGGGCTGATCGCCGTCCTTGCCCTCGCCTTGATGCTGGTTGCCGCCCCGGCGCGATCGCAGCAGTCGGTCGACGAGACGTGGATGACCGCCATCGGTCTCGTGCAGGCGGGCGACCACGCCGGGGCGCTCCCGCTGGTCGAGCGGCTCGTTTCCGCAGAACCGCGCAACAAGAAATACCGCTTCGAACTTGCCCTGGCTCTGTTCCGTCTTGGCCAGGACGGTCGGGCCAAGTTCCATCTGGAGCAACTGCGCGGGGCGGACCTGACCGCGCAGGAACGCGAGGTGGTCAACCGCATGATCGGCGCCATCGAAGCGCGGCAGGTCTGGTCGGGCTACTTCGGCCTGAACATCCGCCCCGAATCGAACGGCACGAAGCAGACGGAGGACCGCGTTCTGGTGATCGGCGGATTGCCCCTGACGCTGGATGAAACCGCCATCGGCAAGGCCACGGTCAGTACCATCGTCACCACGGGTTTCAGCTACGCCCCGACCATCGGCGAAGGGCTGAAGGCGCGTCTGTCGCTCGATGCCTACCTCAAGCACAATCCGGAAGTCGCGTTGCGGGATTACATTCTCACCGGGCGCGCGGGCCTGTCCTACACCACGCCTGCGCAGCGGTACTGGGACGGCGGCCTGCTTCTGGGGACGCGACGGTCGGCCGACCGGCCCTATTCGGAAACCGTCGGGATATATCTCAATCACGCGCTACGGGTGGGCACTGCCGGCACCCTGCGGCTGGGGGGCGAACTGTCACGCACCTTCCGCAGGCGCGGGCTGGCGGATATCGACCGGACATTCGTATCGGTCGGGTATTCCCATGCCATCGGCGGCAACGCGCAGCTGTCCCTTGCCGGGTTCATCGAAAAGAACGACAGCGCGCAACTGACCACGGACGGGATGCGCCACGGGGTGAACATCGGCGGGCTTTATGCATTCGATGGTGGGCTGATCACCAGCCTGACCCTGCGGGGCGAGATGGATGACCGCACCGGCGTCAGCCGACTGTTCGGTGCCGCGCGCAGCGACCGGAAGCTGGCGGTGGACCTGCGAATCTATCACCGCGATTTTCGCATCGGCAGCTTTGCACCCGAGATCCAGTTGGGCATCGAACGCAACCGGTCCAACATTCCGCTGGCAGACTACACCAACCGCTACCTGTCGCTTGGGCTGACCCGAAAATTCTAG